A genomic segment from Lineus longissimus chromosome 15, tnLinLong1.2, whole genome shotgun sequence encodes:
- the LOC135499435 gene encoding neuronal acetylcholine receptor subunit alpha-7-like translates to MVEPMYAQYLAVLRMSIFSGDFAGAVNDSTELNLASDLLDVYNPLARPVVDFKNAMPIFSSFLLRSIESVDDRKQHFTFTGTYTFYWIDGYLAWNPWVYKGIDIISLPGDRIWRPDVGVSNSVNSGDFDISENSKTRLQLKSSGWVEWSTTRVYSVKCNLDMSMFPFDTQNCKIHLESLSQIIEKLTLELMPMERRVDMLSLYMENTEWELLAIDQEIGKMYTTINSGKKIIKTFSDYMITISIKRRTTFYWVNMILPCVFISILVLMTFLMPAEAGEKISFSVTVLLAFTVYQLMIAQDLPKSSLSTPLLTIYLTMLIALSAFAVFLSILVLNIHHQDPDKPLPKWLRKVVFGCLAKVTCRGRQVRDLGLDTKKIMVHPMDYPLNDLALATVTGGKVGNKDEIARIGGSKLDLHQPPHYVVPACEFVKGPNGATQAESGVEGKYGQAWKLSAEILDRIFLILYLIVTVSAFLYFLILCPMMYESTHRLVHGNNTEKHVLPEP, encoded by the exons TAAATGATTCAACCGAGCTTAATCTTGCATCGGATCTCTTAGACGTATATAACCCTCTTGCCAGACCCGTGGTAGACTTCAAGAATGCTATGCcgattttttcatcttttcttcTACGATCTATTGAGTCAGTG GATGACAGGAAACAGCATTTTACATTTACGGGGACATACACATTT TACTGGATAGATGGATATCTTGCATGGAATCCATGGGTTTACAAAGGCATTGATATAATTTCCCTTCCAGGAGACCGTATTTGGAGGCCAGACGTAGGCGTCTCTAACAG TGTCAACAGCGGGGACTTTGACATTTCGGAGAATTCAAAGACACGCCTGCAATTGAAGTCATCAGGGTGGGTCGAATGGTCGACTACCCGCGTTTATTCGGTGAAATGCAACCTCGATATGAGTATGTTTCCTTTTGATACTCAAAACTGCAAAATACACTTGGAGTCATTGTCGCAGATCATAGAAAAATTGACGCTGGAACTCATGCCCATGGAGAGGCGAGTCGATATGCTGTCACTGTACATGGAGAATACCGAGTGGGAACTGCTGGCAATCGACCAAGAAATAG GCAAGATGTATACTACAATTAACAGTGGAAAGAAAATAATCAAGACCTTCTCCGACTACATGATAACAATCTCCATAAAGCGGCGTACTACATTTTACTGGGTGAATATGATACTACCATGCGTCTTCATCTCCATCCTCGTGCTCATGACCTTCCTCATGCCCGCTGAAGCCGGGGAGAAGATTTCGTTCAGCGTCACTGTTCTGTTGGCATTTACTGTCTACCAGCTCATGATTGCGCAAGACCTACCAAAGTCGTCGCTGTCCACCCCATTGCTGA CCATCTACCTCACAATGTTGATTGCACTCTCAGCATTTGCAGTATTTTTGTCGATATTAGTGCTGAACATCCACCATCAGGATCCTGACAAACCGCTGCCCAAGTGGTTACGAAAAGTTGTATTTGGGTGCCTTGCCAAGGTTACGTGCAGGGGAAGACAGGTCAGAGACCTCGGATTGGACACAAAGAAAATTATGGTCCACCCGATGGACTACCCTTTGAATGATCTTGCTTTGGCGACTGTCACTGGCGGTAAGGTCGGTAACAAGGACGAAATCGCAAGAATAGGAGGCAGTAAACTAGATCTCCATCAGCCCCCTCATTACGTTGTGCCGGCGTGTGAGTTTGTGAAGGGGCCAAACGGGGCTACGCAAGCCGAAAGTGGAGTCGAGGGGAAATACGGCCAGGCTTGGAAACTGTCTGCGGAGATCCTCGACCGTATTTTCCTGATTCTATACCTAATTGTCACCGTCTCGGCATTCCTGTATTTCCTGATCCTCTGCCCTATGATGTACGAAAGCACTCATCGTCTAGTTCATGGGAACAACACAGAGAAACATGTGTTGCCTGAACCGTAA